The Lysobacter enzymogenes DNA segment GCGCGGGCGTCGTTGAGCGACCAGCGTTGCTGCAGCAACTGCATCAGCGCCGGGCCGCGCTCGGGCAGGAACCACAGGTCGGCGACCTGATGGTGGATCGCCAGCACCGTCAGCCGGTGCTGCGGCCAACGGCACAGCAGCGACAGGCCGGTGGACAGCACCCAGTCGCCGCGGTGCCAGGCGCAGCGGTAGCCCAGCGGCGCGCGCCGGCTGTGGACCAGCTCCCATTGCCGGCTCTTGCGGCTGGCCAGGGTCGCGATCGGCGCCAGCTCGGCTTCGCGCTGGGCCACGGTGCGCTGCATCTGCTCGACGAAGTCCGCCGGCAGCGCGTCGTCGTCGTCGAGGATCGTGGTCAGCAGGCGAGTGGTGTGCGCCGGCGCGTACGGCTGCAGCCAGCCGGTCTCGGTGAGGTCCTGGGCCGGATCGTAGTCGTACAGATGCGTGCGCGGACGGCCGGCGACCAGCGCCTGCAGGCGTTCGCGCCACGACGGCGGCAGGTCGCGATCGACGACGATGAACCAGTCGAAGTCCTGCGAGGTCTGGCCCAGCAGCGACGGCAGGCAGGTCAGCTCGAACAGCGAATAGCGCAGCGCCAAGCGCTTGGGCTCCAGCGGATCGCGCCGCAGCAGCGAGACCAGGACGCCGTTGAGGCCGGCCGCCGAGGTGGTGTGGCGGTAGCTGAAACGGGTGATGACGGCATGCCAGAGCATCGTTCAACCCGCCTGGTGGAGTTGGAGCGGCGCGGCGCCGCGCGGCGCCAGCCGCTGCGCCGCGTACTGGCGCAGCAACGCGTTGAAGCGCGACGGATTGTCGAGCATGACCGCGTGGCCGGCGCGCTGCACCGATTCGACTTCGGCCTGCGGCACCCGCGCGGAGAACTCCTCGCACCAGCGCTTGCCGCACAGCGCCGAAGCGGCGCCGCGCACCAGCAACAGCGGCACGCGGATCTCGCGCAGGCCCTGCCACAGCTCGTCCTCGACCGAGGCGGCCTGATCCTGGTAGCCCAGCGCGCGATCGGCCTTGAGCCGGAACTCCTCGGGGCCCAGCCGCTCCAGCGCATCGACCGCCAGCGCCTGCAACAGCGGCGGCGGCACCAGCGGCATGGTCGCCTGCAGGTACTCCAGATACTCGTCCGGCGAGCGGTAGCGGAACTTCAAGCGCAGGAATTCCTCGCGGATGTGCGCCGACGCGGTCGGACTCAGGCCCGGCCCGCCGTCCACCAGCACGACCGCGCGCGGCGGGCGCGGCAGGCGTTGCGCCGCCAGCGTCGCCACCGAGGCGCCGAGCGAATGGCCGACCAGGAGGTAATCGCGCAGGTCCAGCGCGCGCGCCACTTCGATCAGGTCCGACACGTGCGCGGCGATGGAATAGCGCCGCGCCGGATCGTGGTCGGAATCGCCGTGGCCGCGCAGGTCCGGCGCGGCCAGACCGTATTCGGGCATCGCCGCGGCCAGCGAGCGCCAGACGAAACCGCCGTGGCTGAAGCCGTGCACCAGCAACAACGACGGCGGGCGTTCGCCCCAGGTGCGCACGTGCACGCCCAGGCCGTCGCCGACCTGCACGCGCAACCCGGCTTCGCGCGGGGGCGCGGCCGTCGCGGCGGCGGCCAGAACGGCGGACGGATCGCTGATCGACACCGTCATTCGGCCGCGCGACCGTTGTCGGCGGCCTGCTGCAACCGCAGGCGGACGCTGCGCGGGGTGAGGTCCTTCCAGACCTCGTCCACGTAGTCCAGGCACGCCTGCCGCGCGGCCGGGCCGTGCGCCACGCGCCAGCCGGGCGGGACCGGGATCGATTGCGACCAGAGCGAGTACTGCTCTTCGTCGTTGATCAGGACGATGAAGTCCTCGGACGAATCGGGCTCGGACATCGTTACCTCGGATTCTCGGCGGGACGCAGCCCGCGCATGCAAGGAAGGCATGACTTTTGCGCGCCCATACTAGTGGCTGCCGGGCGGCCGAGTCCACGGCCGCGCAGGCATCGTTCGGCCGGTCGCGACCGGCTCATATCGTGTAGCTCATCGGTTGCTCGCGACGCTTGGCCGGCGCGGCCTGCGGCGTCGGCGCGACGCTTTCGCCCGCAGCCTCCGCCGCGTCCTCGGCATGGTCTTCGCCGATGTGCTGCATCAGCGCGTCCAGGGTCGGATGGTCGAACGGCGCGGTCGTGGTCAGCTCCAGCCGCAACGACTGGTTGAGGCGTTCGACCCATTGCACCGCCAGCATCGAATCCATGCCGTAGTCGGTGAACGGCGTGGCCGGGTCGAAGTCGGCGGCGTCGATCGCCAGCACCGCGAGCAGTTCCTGCCGCACCCGCTCGCGCAGGCCGCCGCTGCGTGCGGGCTGCGGCGCAGGCGCCGCGACGGCCGCTTGCGGCGCGGGTTGCGGTTGCGGTGCGGGTTGCGGTTGCGGTTGCGGTGCCGGCGGCGTCCACGATTGCGGCGCTTGCGGCTGCGGTTGCGCTTGCGACGGCTGCGCCGCGCCCGCGCCATGGCTGGCGCTGGCCAGCAGGTGCGCGACCAGGGCGTCGATGGTCGGATAGTCGAACAGGCTGGTGGTGGTCAGTTCGACCACCAGCCGCCGGTTCAACGCTTCGACGATCTGCACCGCCAGCATCGAGTCGATGCCGTAGTCGACGAACTCCGCATCGCCGCGGATGTCGCCGCTGTCGATGCCGGCGATCTCGACCAGCGCCTGGGCGATGGCCTGGGCGATGCCCGCGCTGGCCGCCGCAGACGCGGTCGGTGCCGGCGACGGCGACGGCGCCTGCACCGCGGCTTGCGGCTGAGGCTGAGGCGCGGCGACCGGTGCAGCGGCCGGCGGCGCCACGCGGCTGGCGACCGCGTTCGCCGGTTCGCTCGCGACCGACGCCGCGACCGCCGCGCTGCGCGGCCGCAATGACAGCAAGTGGGCCACCACCGCGTCGATGCTGGGATGGTCGAACAGGCTGGTGGTGGTCAGCTCGGTGCAGACCGTGGTGTTGAGCACCTCCACGGTCTGCACCGCCAGCATCGAGTCCAGTCCGTAGTCGGTCAACGGCGCGTCGTCGCGCAGTTCGTGCGCCGGCACGTCCAGCGTCGCGATCAGGGCGTCGCGGACGATGCGGCGGATCGCCGCCTCTTCGTCCTCGGCCACGGGCGCGGCCGGCGCGACCGGCGCCGCAGCGGCAAGTTCAACGGCCGGCCTCGCCTGCGCAGCGACGACGGGTTCGGGCGCACGCGACGCCTCGCCCGCCTGCACGGCCACGACTTGAGCGCCGACAGGCTGGCGGATCCAGCCGTCGCTGCTCGCCAGCACGATCTGCTGCCCGAGCGAACGCGCGCCCTCGGCCGGCAGGCCGATCGCGCCGAAGCCCTGTTCGGCCAGCACCGCGCGCCACGACTCGGGCGACAGCGCCGGCGAACCGGGAATGCGCAGGTGCGCGTCCTCGTACAGCCACCAACCCTTGAGCAGGCCGAAGGTGACGTGGGCGAACAGGCTGGTCGCGCACACCTCGTTCAACACCAGCAGGCCGTTGCGCTTGAGCGCGGCCTTGGCGTTGCGCAGGGTGCGGGCGATGTCGCCGGTGGCGTGCAGCACGTTGGCGGCGACCACGATGTCGAAACCGCCCACGTCGATGCCCTGCGCCGCCGCCGCGCGTTCCACGTCGAAGCTGCCGTAGCTCATGTACGGCGCCCGCTGCGCGTACTCGTCCTGGGCCGCCAGCGCGAACGAACGCGAGATGTCGGTGAAGCGGTATTCGGCGACGCAGGACGCGTACGGCTCCAGCGCCCGCACCAGCGGCGCGGTGGT contains these protein-coding regions:
- a CDS encoding glycosyltransferase, which encodes MLWHAVITRFSYRHTTSAAGLNGVLVSLLRRDPLEPKRLALRYSLFELTCLPSLLGQTSQDFDWFIVVDRDLPPSWRERLQALVAGRPRTHLYDYDPAQDLTETGWLQPYAPAHTTRLLTTILDDDDALPADFVEQMQRTVAQREAELAPIATLASRKSRQWELVHSRRAPLGYRCAWHRGDWVLSTGLSLLCRWPQHRLTVLAIHHQVADLWFLPERGPALMQLLQQRWSLNDARAVEATAFIAGRMDDFQQRAQACVDGEAGADAAGVAGEGALRFVDLSDTVEAFVVSNHFGNDQVLRLFEPKPDREPVSGPQDFPGVPIDFARFRGNARAFGKRPRVYRELVRELWSRPMPWWPRLRMVAWASWRFARA
- a CDS encoding alpha/beta fold hydrolase yields the protein MTVSISDPSAVLAAAATAAPPREAGLRVQVGDGLGVHVRTWGERPPSLLLVHGFSHGGFVWRSLAAAMPEYGLAAPDLRGHGDSDHDPARRYSIAAHVSDLIEVARALDLRDYLLVGHSLGASVATLAAQRLPRPPRAVVLVDGGPGLSPTASAHIREEFLRLKFRYRSPDEYLEYLQATMPLVPPPLLQALAVDALERLGPEEFRLKADRALGYQDQAASVEDELWQGLREIRVPLLLVRGAASALCGKRWCEEFSARVPQAEVESVQRAGHAVMLDNPSRFNALLRQYAAQRLAPRGAAPLQLHQAG
- a CDS encoding MbtH family protein, with protein sequence MSEPDSSEDFIVLINDEEQYSLWSQSIPVPPGWRVAHGPAARQACLDYVDEVWKDLTPRSVRLRLQQAADNGRAAE